In Solidesulfovibrio carbinoliphilus subsp. oakridgensis, the sequence TTCGAAATTGACGGTGCTTTTCCAGTCCGGCGCCTGGCCCTCGGGCGTGCGCTCGGCCCAGACCGTGAGTTCCGGCCGGCCGGCCTGGTCGGCCGCGGGCGGGGCCACCACAAAGGTGCGCATGGCCTCGGACCACTGGGAGGCGATTTCCTGCTGCTGGAGAAACCGGGCCAGCGGCACGTCCAGGCTGGCCACGCCGGCAAACCGGCCGTCCGGGCCGGCAAAGGCCTTGGACAAGGTGAGCGTCACTTGGCCCGTGGCCGCGTCCACGGCCGGATGGTTCCAGACGACCCCGCCGCCGACCGGCGCCTGGGGGACGAAGGCCGCCCGGGCCGCCTGATACCAGGGCCGGTCCCTCGGGTCGTAGTCGGCCGGGTAGCCGACGTGGCCGGGGAAGGAGACGTGGCTGCCGTCGGCCAGGGTGACGCCGGCGAAAAGGAGCAGGTCGCCGAGCTCGCTGCGAAGCAGGGCGAAGGCCGGCCCCAGGGCGGCCAGCCGGGCGTCCGCGCTGCCGGTCGCCCGGGCCCCGGGCGGCCGGTAGACCACCGGGTTGTCGCGGCTGACCGGCAGGGGCTCGGCCCCGCCGTCGGCCCGGCGCCGGGTGTAGTCTTGGGCGACCTCCATATCCGGCGGCGCTTTCCGGTCCCGGTCCCCGTCGGAAGCCCGATAGACCGCCGTATTGGCGGGCGCGGGCCCGGCCAGGGCCCGGGCGGCCTCGGTGGCGAGTACGGTCAGGCTGAAATCCATGGCGCTTTTCGACCGGCGCAGGATCAGCGCGTAGTCCTCGGCCGTCTGGCGCAGTTCGTTTTTGACGATGTCCGTCATCATCGCCCGGCCCTCGCCGGCGATGGTCCGGCCGAGCCTGACGACGTGGCCCCGGGTGAAGGACGTGACCACGACCAGGGGCACCAGGCTGAATCCCAGCAGAATAAGGAAGAATTTCCAACGAAGCCGCATGCGCTCCTCCACCTGCACCCTACGAGACAGGCAGGGACGGCGCAACGCAAAATCCGGCGGCCCGGGGAGGCCTTCTTGACTTGGCCCGGCGATTCGGCAAGGATTCGCCGACACGTGGCGCTCTCGCCGCAGTCGCCCTTTTCCGGAGAAACGCCATGCTCGTTGCCGACCTCATGACCAGCCAGTTGCGGTGCCTGCGCGAAACCGACAGTCTGGCCGACGCCGTGGCCGCCATGCAGGAACTTTTCATCCGCCATATCCCGGTGGTGGACGAGGCCGGACGGCTGGCCGGGCTGGTCACCCAGCGGGATCTGCTGTCCCTGGAACACAAAAAGGATCCCACCACCCCGCTTCGGGACATCATGCGGTCGGACGTGGCCACCGTCAGCCCGGACACGCCGCTGCGGGCCGCGGCCGAAACCATGATCTACAACAAATACGGCTGCCTGCCCGTGGTCGAGGCCGGCGGGCTCGTGGGCATCATCACGGAAACCGATTTTCTCAAGCTGGCCATCTTTCCCATCGCCCCCAAACGCGGGGACTAGCCCCGGCCCGGCCGGCGGATCGCAGGGCCCCGGACGTTTGCCCGGGCCGGCCGGGCCGCCGCCGGGCGGACGGCCACCGGGGCCACAAGGCCCTCGGGGCCCCGAAGGAGTGACGCCATGACGCTGTTTCGCCTCCTGCCCCTGACCCTGGCGATGGCGCTTTGCCTGTCGGCCCTGCCGGCCGGCCGGGCGGCCGCCGCCTCCGACCTCACCCGCTACAAGGACCTGCGCAACGACTACGTCAAGGTGACGGACATCAAGGAACGGGACCGGACCGAGGAACAGTACGTGGAGTCCGGCGGCAAGGTGACCCTGCAAAAGATCCCTTACAAGGAAGTGATGGTCACGGCCGAACTGATCCAGAAGCCGCCCACCTCCATGGACACCATGTTCAGCGGCGCCGAACCCCTCTTCAAGGTCTGCATGTCCCGTTTCGATGCCGCGGACAAGCCCCTGGAGGACGACTGCCAGTCCCTGCGCTTCCAGAGCATGGTCAAAGGCAACGTGGGCACCGCCTCCTTCCGGCTCCCCCAGGACACGGCCCGCTACGAATTCCGGGTGGCCCAGAAGCAGGGCGACAAGGGCTCGACCATCAAGCTCTGGACGCCGGTCAACTAGCCCCGCCCCGGTTCCATCCCCTTCTTTATAGTTGCGCGGCGAAAGTGCCTTGCGCTATCCTTGATTTTCCTGGGAATGCGTGGGCATCGGGCCTGGCCCATGCCGCTTCCCCGGCCATTTCGACACCGTGGCAGGGGGTTCCGATGACGTCTCCCCGCATCCTGATCGTTGGCGAGGACAAAACGTCCGCCGCCGCCCTGGCCGGACTGCTTGGCGCCCACGGCTACCGGACCACGGGGCCGGCCGGATCCTGCCGCGAGGCCCTGGAAGCCGCCGAATCGGACCGCCCGGACCTGGCCGTCATGGATCTGGTCCTCGAAGGGGCCTGCGACGGCCTGGACGCGGCCGCGCTCCTGCGCGACGGGCTCGACATCCCGGTCATCCTCCTTGGCGTCAACGGCGATGCCCGCGTCCGGGAACGGGCCAGGCAGGCCGGGGCCTGTTCGCTCCTGCCCAGATGCCCGGACATCCAGGCCCTTCTCGTGGCCATCGAAACCGCGCTCGCCCGCAAGCGGGCCGAGGCCGCCCTGCGCCAGGGCGAGATCCGGGGCCGGGCCCTGTTCGCGGCCGCGCCCGCGGCCCTGGTCCTTTTGGACGCCGCCGGGCGCATCCGGGACGCCAACCCGGCGGCCGAGCGGCTCTTCGGGTCCCCGCCGGACGGCCTGGCCGGGCTGCCCCTCAGCCGGCTCCTGGCCCCGGGCGACGCCGCGGCCGGAGAAGCCCTTCTCGCCGCCGGCCTTGGCGGCGCATCCGGCCACGCCCGGGCCCGGGGCCGGCGGCCGGACAACGGGGGGCGCGGCGGGGAATTCCCCCTGGCCCTGTCCATGGCCCCGCTGCGCCTTTCCGGCGCGGCCCACGCCCTGCTCGAAGCCCGCCCGGCCAGCCTTGCCGGCTGCCGGCCCGACCACCCCGAAACCGACCTGTCCCTCTCGGCCGAGGGCTTTTTCGTCATCGACGCCGACGGCCGGCTCCGGCTGGTCAACGCCGCCTGCACCCGGGTCTTTGGCCTGTGTTCCGTGCCCGAGCCCGGCCTGCCGCTGGAGGCGGCCCTCCCGTCGGAACTGGCCACGTCGCTGGCCCGCGACGCCTCCCGGGTCATCGCCTGGAACGAGCCGGTCAAAAAAGAGATGACGACCACGATCTGCGGTACGGACAAGACCCTGCTCCTCTCCCTTTTCCCCATGGGGATCGACGAGGCCTCGCGCCTGGCCGGGGGGCTGGTCAGCGACATCACGGACCGGAAGCATCTCGAAAACCAGTTGGCCCACATGGCCTTTCACGATCCCCTGACCGGCCTCCCCAACCGCAGCCTGTGCCTGGACCGCATAAGGCAGGCCATCGAGCGGAGCAAACGGCGCGAGAACTACCAGTATGCCGTCATCTTCCTCGACCTCGACCGGTTCAAGGTCATAAACGACAGCCTGGGCCACCACATGGGCGACCGGCTCCTGGAGGGGGTGTCGCGGCGGCTTCGGGACTGCGTGCGGGGCCTGGACACCGTGGCCCGGCTCGGCGGCGACGAGTTTGTGGTCCTTTTGGAAGAGACCGGATCCAACCGGGAGATCATCAGGATCGTCAAGCGGATACGCACGGCCATAAGCGACATCTTCGTCCTTTGCGACCACGACATCCACGTCACCTGCTCCATGGGCATCGTCATAAGCCCGGCCCTGTACGACAAGCCCGAGGAGCTCCTGCGAAACGCCAACATCGCGCTCCACCGGGCCAAGGGCGAGGGGCGAAACCGGTTCAAGGTCTTCAACACCAGGATGCTCGAGGACGCCATCCGGCTCATGGACCTGGAAAACGACCTGCGCCTGGCCCTTAAGCGCGGGGAGTTCTTCCTCGACTACCAGCCCATCCTGGCTCTGCGCGACCGGCGGCTGACCGGGTTCGAGGCGCTGGTTCGCTGGCGGCGTCCGGGCAAGGGCGTGGCCTCGCCCATGGAGTTCATTCCCGTGGCCGAGGACACCGGCCTCATCGTGCCGCTCGGGCTTTGGGTCCTTGGCGAGGCCTGCCAAACCATGGCCGCCTGGCAAAAGCGTTTCCCCGGGGCCGAGCACCTGTCCATGAGTGTCAACCTCTCGGCCAAGCAGCTGGCCCAGCCGACCATGGTCGAGGAGGTGGAGCGGATCCTGCGCGCGACCGGCCTCGACCCGCGCACGCTCAAGCTCGAAATCACCGAATCGGTCATCATGGACAACCCGGAAGTGTCGATCCTGCGCTTAAAGCGCTTGAAGGAACTCGGCGTGCGCCTGTCGGTCGACGACTTCGGCACCGGCTATTCCTCGCTCTCCTACCTGCAGCGCTTCCCCATCGACACCCTCAAGGTGGACCGGGCCTTTGTCAGCGACATCGAAGCTTCCGAGAACCGCAAGATCGTCGGCGCCGTGGTGGCCCTCGCCCACAGCCTCGGCCTCGACGTGGTGGCCGAAGGCGTGGAACTGGAAACCCAGTCCGACGTCCTCGAAGGATTTAACTGCGAGGCCG encodes:
- a CDS encoding EAL domain-containing protein, coding for MTSPRILIVGEDKTSAAALAGLLGAHGYRTTGPAGSCREALEAAESDRPDLAVMDLVLEGACDGLDAAALLRDGLDIPVILLGVNGDARVRERARQAGACSLLPRCPDIQALLVAIETALARKRAEAALRQGEIRGRALFAAAPAALVLLDAAGRIRDANPAAERLFGSPPDGLAGLPLSRLLAPGDAAAGEALLAAGLGGASGHARARGRRPDNGGRGGEFPLALSMAPLRLSGAAHALLEARPASLAGCRPDHPETDLSLSAEGFFVIDADGRLRLVNAACTRVFGLCSVPEPGLPLEAALPSELATSLARDASRVIAWNEPVKKEMTTTICGTDKTLLLSLFPMGIDEASRLAGGLVSDITDRKHLENQLAHMAFHDPLTGLPNRSLCLDRIRQAIERSKRRENYQYAVIFLDLDRFKVINDSLGHHMGDRLLEGVSRRLRDCVRGLDTVARLGGDEFVVLLEETGSNREIIRIVKRIRTAISDIFVLCDHDIHVTCSMGIVISPALYDKPEELLRNANIALHRAKGEGRNRFKVFNTRMLEDAIRLMDLENDLRLALKRGEFFLDYQPILALRDRRLTGFEALVRWRRPGKGVASPMEFIPVAEDTGLIVPLGLWVLGEACQTMAAWQKRFPGAEHLSMSVNLSAKQLAQPTMVEEVERILRATGLDPRTLKLEITESVIMDNPEVSILRLKRLKELGVRLSVDDFGTGYSSLSYLQRFPIDTLKVDRAFVSDIEASENRKIVGAVVALAHSLGLDVVAEGVELETQSDVLEGFNCEAGQGFLFSRPVCGEDVERMLGTTREGKTGETEG
- a CDS encoding CBS domain-containing protein, whose translation is MLVADLMTSQLRCLRETDSLADAVAAMQELFIRHIPVVDEAGRLAGLVTQRDLLSLEHKKDPTTPLRDIMRSDVATVSPDTPLRAAAETMIYNKYGCLPVVEAGGLVGIITETDFLKLAIFPIAPKRGD